In the genome of Kiritimatiellia bacterium, one region contains:
- a CDS encoding glycosyltransferase: MRLLVLCPELPHARVISGHRIVYERLQRLLARGHEVGVACFADQADQPRAAEWTGRLLELEILPPPPLTRRWAPLPAWMRRAPPPFSEWFSPAMCRLVGDMVERSRYEVVIAEFSVMAQVFLRNPYLPAVRRVVSVHECETVAARRRAELLNYSTAGLLERWRRDRLAVYEFEVYRAADVITVLTPQERYHVLEYAPDLRTVVIPSGVDTRVFRPAERPTPIDGIIFTGHFGHEQNRDAVRWFLDRVWPGIRDQHPELFFYVVGPNPPPDIRDSPWRDPRIVVTGEVADVRPYLHRSAVYVCPIRMGSGLRGKVLEAMAAGVPVVATSAAVEGIPVQPGGTCLIADDADVMREQILWLLDDEPLRRRLAQRALELVRERLSWDRSVDRLEALLHELTGRALPPRGVRSAAELQLLPG, encoded by the coding sequence CCTCCTGGTGTTGTGCCCCGAACTGCCGCACGCCCGGGTGATCAGCGGACATCGAATCGTTTATGAGCGGCTCCAACGGCTTCTGGCCCGCGGCCACGAGGTGGGTGTGGCGTGCTTCGCGGATCAAGCCGATCAACCGCGCGCGGCGGAGTGGACAGGCCGACTGCTGGAGCTCGAAATCTTGCCGCCTCCCCCCCTCACGCGGCGCTGGGCGCCCTTGCCGGCCTGGATGCGCCGTGCACCGCCGCCTTTCTCCGAGTGGTTCAGCCCGGCGATGTGCCGACTGGTTGGTGACATGGTCGAGCGTTCCCGCTACGAGGTCGTCATCGCGGAGTTTTCGGTCATGGCGCAGGTGTTTCTCCGCAACCCGTACCTGCCGGCGGTGCGGCGAGTGGTCTCGGTGCACGAATGCGAGACCGTCGCCGCGCGCCGCCGCGCCGAACTGCTGAACTATTCGACCGCCGGCTTGCTCGAACGCTGGCGGCGAGACCGACTGGCCGTCTACGAGTTTGAGGTGTACCGTGCCGCGGACGTCATCACCGTGCTGACGCCGCAAGAACGGTACCACGTGCTCGAGTACGCGCCGGACCTGCGAACCGTGGTGATCCCCAGCGGAGTGGACACGCGGGTGTTTCGTCCGGCCGAACGGCCCACGCCGATCGACGGCATCATTTTCACCGGCCACTTCGGTCACGAGCAGAACCGAGACGCGGTGCGATGGTTTCTCGACCGCGTCTGGCCCGGCATCCGGGACCAACACCCCGAACTATTCTTCTACGTCGTGGGCCCCAACCCACCACCCGACATCCGTGACAGCCCCTGGCGGGACCCGCGGATCGTCGTCACTGGGGAGGTCGCGGACGTTCGCCCCTATCTCCACCGCTCCGCAGTGTACGTGTGCCCCATCCGAATGGGATCCGGCCTTCGCGGAAAGGTGCTGGAGGCCATGGCCGCCGGCGTGCCGGTCGTTGCCACCTCGGCGGCGGTTGAGGGCATCCCGGTACAGCCGGGCGGCACCTGCCTGATTGCGGACGATGCGGACGTGATGCGGGAACAGATCCTTTGGCTGCTCGACGACGAACCGCTCCGCCGCCGGCTGGCGCAGCGTGCGCTCGAGCTGGTGCGCGAACGGCTGTCATGGGACCGCAGTGTCGACCGCCTCGA